Within the Salvia hispanica cultivar TCC Black 2014 chromosome 4, UniMelb_Shisp_WGS_1.0, whole genome shotgun sequence genome, the region aatactCTCTTAGTCTTCAATTAATAAGTCTTCGTCTTCTAATAATAAGTTTCCTTCTGTTATTTTAGaccatcccataaaattaaaccatttttattttttttttataaaataaacatcattatccattaataatatttaaattatagagtattttttttctatctctattcttcttcatcaattttatatttaaaacttATACTCATTCTAAAATCCCTTTTTTAACGATGTTGCAATAAACCTATAACTTTGAAATCTTAACTCCTACGATGGTGTGATATAGCTTAGTGGATATTAATAACATGAATGACTAAAATGAAAGTCCAACTTGTAAGCAGATGCTGTAGCTAGACTGGCCTATTTCATTAATTCAATCTGATCACCGAAATAAATCATTGTCACCGTATATACTATACAAAAATTATGTACCCAAAGTCCCAAACTGACAATgaaagtataaattaaaatactgtATGCTACTATCATTTAACACTACAGCgtgtataaattataatatactagCATATACGCACAAATTCAAATGGACTTGATGATAAGTTTGGCCTGCTACCTACAGGCCTATGTACCTAACTTTATTGTCTATTGGGCTAACTTGctaaagttatttttaaaaaatttcatttaaatatttcccaaaattatttaaatgtagtgtaaattaataagaaaaacttCATAGTGTTAATAATCtaaatcatcttaaaatatACTTTCAAATGAACTTTAGGAAACATAGCTCCTACCAAAAAATTTTACTGCCCAACACCGAATTGCAttccataaatagaaatactCATCAaagataatagtagtaaatcaAAAGTTGATGGAGTTTACATATGTTCTTCCTCTCATATTACTATGCATCACATTTTCATGCTTCAATCTTCTACGCCGGCGCCGGCGATCACCCTCCCCGGGCCCGTACCCTTTTCCGATAATCGGAAACATCCACCAACTCGGCCCGAAACCCCACCAATCCCTCACCAACCTCTCCAAAATCCACGGCCCCTTGATGCACCTCAAGCTCGGCACCATCCACGCCGTCATCATCTCCTCCCCGGAACTCGCCCGCGAAATCCTCCAGCGCCACGACCAATCCTTCCCGGGGAGAATGGCCACCGCCGCCACCAGAGCCCTCGGCCACCACCTCTCCTCCCTCGCCTGCCTCCCCGCCGGCAGCCAGTGGCGCCTCCTCCGCCGACTATGCCGGGAGGAGATGTTCTCGCCGCCGCGCCTCGACGCCGGCCGGCAGCTGCGGCGGCGAAATCTGCAGAAGCTGATCGGCTACGTCGGAGAATGCTGCGATGATCGGAAATCGGTGGATGTGAACGAGGCTGCGTTTGTGACGTCGCTTAATTTGATATCCAACACGCTTTTCTCGGTGGATTTTGCGGATTATGGCGAGGGGTCGTTGAAGGGGATTGTCCATGGATTGATGCGGGTTTTGGGGAGTTTTAATGTGGCGGATTATTTTCCGATCGTCGGAGTGTTTGATCCGCAGGGGATTGAGAGGGATGCGGGGATGTATATGGGGAGATTGATGGAGGTTTTTGATGGAATCATTGATGGGAGGAAGGAGTCGCCGGAGAAGAAGGATGATTTGCTGGAAGCGCTGTTGAGCCGAGAAAAGGAGTCGGAGCTGTCGCGCGACGATATAAAGCATTTGCTTCTGGTGAGTCAAATTGTCGACCACTTGGTgtgttgttaattttatttgaaaaatgaaaaataatataatcttCAACTTTGGTAATTCTGCTCGTTTTGACagccaaaatattaaatctcaacatttcaatttatctcaattacataaaataaagttgtttaatttgaaaatagaaatgaaagaaatataaaataagataaatactTATTTAATCAATCATGACGAGCATACGTTATACACAAATGAAACAATTATGAAAAGAGTTAAGGCCAAAAATGGTCCCTCACATATGGTTGTTTTACCAATTTGGTCCccaacattatcttttttattatttggtccctAACAAATTAACTCTGACCCGAATCGGTCCAACTTGACGGAACCATCAATAATAGACGGTAACCCCTCCCCCGCCTCAACCCGCCTCAACCCTCGCCGCCTCAAACCCGCCGCAACCCATGCCGCCTCAAAACCCTCCTGTAATTGCCGTCTATTATTGAGAGCTTGTTCTGCACCAGCACGACTCCGTCGACGGCGGAGTAATGCTTGTGCTCGCTATCGACGATTTGGTGCGGCTTGCAGTAAACCGCCAGCAGGATTAACAGACCAGCGAATGCTCCGGCGGGCGTCATGGCCGGCGATTGCTGAAGAAAATTGGGCGTTGGGGTTTTTATGGAAACGGTTTGCGAGCTAGCAGTTGATAAAAAGATGGAGGGTTGGTTGGGGAGGAGAAATTAAGGAAATTAAATTGGATTTATCCTGCTATCGACGATTTGGTGAGGAGATCCTGATCCAGATACGGATCCACATCGGAGAACAGCGACATGTACTCCGGCTACCCGGATTCCTCAATTTTGCTATTCGGGTCGGACAGGAGCCACGACGCTGCCTCGGCCTCCTCCTCGGAGCTGGCAGCAGCGGCGTCGGCGGCGTAGAAGGGGGAGACGGGGAGGCGGTCGTGGCGGCGGGCGAGCGGGTTGGTGGGGTGGATGTCGGCGGCAGCGTCGACCTTGCAGGTGAAGGAGGCAGGGGCCTGCTCGCAGACCTCGCAGATCCAGACGCGGCCGTGGCGCGAAGCCAGCTCGTTTGCCGCGTAGACGTCGGCGTCGCACGCGCGGCAGAGGAAGGCGGAGTCAGCGCGGCAGAAGACGGCGGCGGAAGCCGACTTGCACGAGTCGTAGAGCTTCGCTTATCATTACCGTCTATTCTTGACGGTTCCGTCAAATTGGGACCGATTCGGATTAGAGTtaatttgtgagggaccaaataatcaaaaagatcATGTTcgggaccaaattgataaaacaaccatatgttagggaccatTTTTAGCCTTAACtcttatgaaaaattaaatttcatgatttaatattatgttttaaaactttactatactataaaaaatttaactaaattacatatttgtaACTCGAGTATGTCAATTTGGATGATTAATTATAACCCATGAATCAAAATTTGGATAGGATCTATTCGTAGCAGGGACTGACACGACATCGGGCACGGTAGAGTGGATAATGACCGAGCTAATACGCAATCCAAGCATACTCTCGAAGGCAAAGTCAGAGCTCCAAACCATCCTCGGacaaaacaaagcactactcGAAGAATCTGACATCTCCAAGCTCCCATATCTACAAGCCGTCGTCAAGGAGACCTTCCGCTACCATCCTCCCGGCCCCTTCATTTCGCGGCAAAAGGATGGGGATGAGGGCGAGATAGGAGGCCATGTGGTGCCCAGGAACGCTGTTGTTTTGGTCAATATATGGGCCATAGGCAGGGATTCGAGAATATGGGGGAACCCCGATGCGTTCGAGCCTGAGAGATTCTTGAATGAGAATATTGTTATGGATGTGAAGGGACAAGATTTCGAGCTGATTCCGTTTGGGGCAGGCAGGAGAATTTGCCCGGGGCAGGCGTTGGCGCATAGAATGGTGCATGTGATGGTGGGGGCTTTGGTTCACAACTTTGATTGGAAAGTTGAAAATGATGGGATAAATGGTGAAGAATTGGATGTGAGTGAGAAATTTGGTCTTTCATTGCAAAAGGCTGTGCCTCTCAAGGCTATGCCTATCAAACTATATGACAGGGGTAGTAATTTGCTCAAATGAATTATGATGTCAAAGTTCTAAATAGTTTGACTCGGAGGGTGTAGGATGGATGATTAGTGTTATAGAAACTGAACTAGCTGGTTAGACCGTAAATTAATGTGTTGTTACATTCTGTATGATTTGAACATAAAAAACTTTTGGAGTAATTAGATTAGTCTTAGCATTGCCAGATTCATTTATTAGTAAGATTTTTAAAAGACAGGGACGATGTGTAAATGAGTGCACATGCGGTTAAGATTTagtaattagtagtataactAATTTAGTGTCttaatttactttaatttgGTAATTATAAACTAGCACTTGTTTCCTAAACAATCTTTTCTATTTAGTAAgcaaaagaataaattaaaaaaaaatcttttctaTTTAGTTACCATTTAAGTACACTTGtgttagaaaaggaaaagatattAATTTGGAGGACAAGAAACACATTAGCTTGGTGCCTAAGAAATATATTAGCTTGGTGCCCAAGAATACTTGGAGCACAAGTTCCACCATATTTACTTGTTTGTAATCCCTATTTAAAGGGTGCTTTATACAATGAAATGATCATCCTATTCTACACAATTGTTTCTTCCCCTCTTCCTTTCCACAATGTTTTCTGCACTATTTAACATGGTACCAGAGCAGGACtcagaaaaatttcatcactGTCCCTAACTTTCTTGACCTTAAGCCAAATCTGCAGAAAACCATTCAAAACAAACCATGTCAGACGAAAAAAACCCATCCCAGTCGGATGAAATTGCTCGGCAAATTGCCGAAATCATGAGCAAAAGTCTTGCCATGATGATACCATCAACACCCAAACCAGAGAACACAGAAAATCCACCAGAAAAACCCATTGTGTACAAAATCGATACACAACCCCTCCACATCGGAGGAGGCAAATTGAATGGAGAAAATTACTCTGAATGGGCCGTCCTGATGAAGACGGCTATAAGCGGCAGGGGAATGGTTTCTCACGTAACCGGAGTGCCACCTCCCCCGCCACAAACCGATCCAGCCTTTCCGCAATGGCAACAAGCTGATCACTGCGTGTTCACATGGCTCACACAGAATATCGAACCTCGGTTGGTCAGCCGAGTGTTGAAACAACCGACAGCCAAACACATATGGGATGCGTTGGCTATCACGTATGGGAGCGGAGGAGATAAACTCCAAATATACGATCTGCATATCAAAGCCAGCATGGTGAAACAAGGAAGCCAATCGTTAGAGGAGACATGGAGTACCCTACAAGATTTATGGATGTCAATAGATCAGAAACGGACAAATCCTATGAAGTACCCGGAGGACATGGAAATACATGATAATTGGATCCAAGAACAGAGACTCTATACGTTTCTGACTGCAATAGACGGCAAATATGAAACAACCAAAAGGGagatagttaaaatggagccACTTCCCTCGGTTGACCTTGCCTACAATCTGATCAAACAAGAAGAGACACGGTCTCAAGTGTTACAGTCAGGAGCCGGAGCCACAACAGAAGGCATCGGAGCAGGACTTGTCGTCCGAGGAGGATCGCACCAGCACGGCAGCGGCTCCAGGGGCGGCGGCAATCGCGGTGGAGGAGGCGGCTGGAACCGGCGGAACAATGATGAAGACAAATCGAAGCTTGTCTGTTCTTATtgtaagaagaagaagcacaCGAAAGAATCGTGCTTCGAATTGATCGGATTTCCCGATTGGTGGGAGGAGAAACACGGCAAGAACTCATCCGCACCGCCGCCATCCGCGCCACCATGCGCTCCCTGGAACCGCGGCGGCCACGGCGGCCACGCTGCTGCAGTTATCGGAGGGCAACCGAGAGACGGAGGAAATTACCCTATCGCCACCGCCGAGGGCAACAGGGAAGCTGCTCAGACTCGGGGCGGCGACAGGGGAGCAATCGGTGCTGCTCAGCCGACGGGTCAGATGGGAGCCGCCAACTTCGCCGGAGGAACGGTGGTGTCGAATTGGTCAGAGGAGGAATTTGGGGGAGATGAAGAAACAGCGGCGGCAGGTAACGTAGGGTTTGTGGGTTCTTTGGTTAAAGAACCCCAAACTTTACataaatcctatttttcacCCCAGCAATACAATAAATTACTTAGTGTACCCCATTTAATGCCTAATGACCCCTATTCTCTTGTGTTGTGCGAATCTGACCCCGAACTAAGTAATTTCCCTATTAGTACCCCGATTGTGTGTAAAAATAGGTTTCAGCCCCTAGAAAACACTGGAATTGCATGTCAGGTGTCTAGTGGATATGAGAAAAACGATAGATGGATATTTGATTGTGGGGCGACTGATACGATAACTTATGATGCTTCAGATCTTACAGGGAttcaaaaacctcaaaaaTCCCATATTCGGACAGCTAATGGGGAATTTACAAAAGTTGAGGGGGCGGGAACTGTGAAAATATCTCCTACCCTTCAATTATCTAACTGCCTTTACATTCCTTCGATGTCTCATAAATTATTGTCTATTAGCCATGTCACGAAGGAATTAAATTGCACCTTATTGATGCAACCTCATTTCTATCTGCTGCAGGATATCCGAACCGGGGAAATAATTGGACGTGGCACTGAACGTGATGGATTGTACTATGTAGATGAGATAGCTCAAAAAGGGACCGCCATGCTAACTCACGGGTCTGCCAATAGGAAGGCTTGGCTTTGGCATCGACGCTTGGGACATCCTTCTATCGGTTacttaaaattattgtttccTGATTTTGTTTCTAAACATGATGAGTATTGTGAAACTTGTTTTTTGGCCAAAAGCCACCGAACCTCTTATCCTTTGAATAATACTCGTGTTGATCTTCCTTTTTCATTAATTCACTCTGATGTTTGGGGCCCCGCACCTTTTACTGGGGGGCAGGATCTTAGATACTGCTTAGTTTTTGTTGATGACTGCACTCGCATGACTTGGGTATATTTCATGAAACAAAAATCTGAggtttatatacatttttcaCACTTTTTTAACCTTATCAAAACTCAGTACCAGTCTTCTATAAAAATCTTGAGATCAGATAATGGAAGGGAATTCGTTAATTCGGCCatgaaacaattttttcaagaaaatggtCTGATTCATCAAACTAGTTGTGCCTACACTCCTGAACAGAATGGTGTAGCCGAAAGAAAAAATCGTTCCCTCCTAGAAATGACCCGCTCTATGCTCATTGAATCAAAAGCCCCAAAACACTTCTGGCCCGAAGCCATTGCCACCTCAGCCTATCTCTTGAACAGATTACCCACAAGTATCCTCAAACACCAAACGCCACTCCAAGCCCTATCCTCCTTCACCAAAATTCCACCACCTTTAACTCTTGAACCGCGAGTCTTTGGGTGCTCCGTTTTTGTTCATACCCCAAAACATGAACGAACCAAACTTTCTCCTTGTGCAATTAAGTGTGTCTTCGTGGAATATGGGATAAACCAAAAGGGGTATAGGTGCTTTGATTCTAAAACCAATTGAATGTTTGTTACGATGAATTGCAATTTCCTTGAAACCGAATACTTTTATACCCACCTTAGTAGTCAGGGGGAGAATAGTAGTAAGGATCCGCTAAGTTGGATATCAGCGCCGATGCCAACGCCAAGTAATCCCGAAGTGGGCCTAACAGAGGCGGCAGTAAGCGATTCCGCTGAGCAAGTCTCTGAAGTAGGACAGTCTGTTCCTGAAGGTGACACTCAACCAACTACTTCCCCGTTGAGGCTATCCAATGTAAGTATTGATAACCTTGTTCCTCCAATTTCCTTTACTACTGATGGTGTAAGTGTGGAGGAAAAAGAAGACCCTGTTGTAAAAAAACACAGATGGAGACACTAGTGAAGAAGTCGAAGGGATTGACCCCGACACAGGGGGGTACATTCTTCCACATCGGGAGAACAGGGGAGTTCCACCAAAAAGATATACACCTGAGAGGATTAACAGGAAGGCNNNNNNNNNNNNNNNNNNNNNNNNNNNNNNNNNNNNNNNNNNNNNNNNNNNNNNNNNNNNNNNNNNNNNNNNNNNNNNNNNNNNNNNNNNNNNNNNNNNNCGTGAAAAATTACCAATTGAAGTGGAGGGTTTCTTCAAACAACAAATGGCTGGGTCAACTATTCAATCAAATGATATTGAGCGTGTTTCTCATCTCCTCTCGAGAAAGAAGTGGGCGTtatctcttagttaagagatggagtcAAAAGTACattggggcccatgaatagtgaagagatgagagggttaagagacggataataGACaccactgtggatgctcttatgcgCATTTTTGTCGCAACTTTTGGCTACAACGACATAAAAAAATACGTTACCAATATATTGGACCCCCAACCACAAAATCTTGCGTCCACCACTGCATAGAAGGTACATAAATGCACGAATCATGGTACAtgtatttagaatttttatattttggtgaGGTTTCATTAAATGTTAcaccaaaataatattatgtagCCAATCACTATTCAACATTaaattcttcaattatatACCAACAATAAGATTTCTTCACAATAATATCTGGTTTGTACAATTTTGACCATCTTTCAACTGACTCACGCTTATTTCGTAATTTGcctaaaagtaaataaatttcacTTTCTATTTAAGGAAACAAATGTAATTGGTTTGGTCTCATAAACGTGGTTAACTCGAATTACAACTTACGACCTAAGTTTTTATTGAGTATTTAACCGAACGGGGGTGTTATATTACTaattcataacttaattgctaattacaactaaataatagtcattagatatttaaattgagggcttagatcattaatccctaaatgtcaatacgatcaacgaaaaacgtcaataaggccataagattaattccaaaaaatatcaatagggatattaatgtcaattaactacatatttagttataactaacttttaaaagaaataccaaaactttaaattcatataacatatatcaatttaaagataatttcataaggattccaacgatatcctacatgcatatgttccggcgtcaaaatttgaaaaaattttgaaatttttttatttttttcgtacttaatagaaatgtcaacatactatataaaatatgtcaatataatacacgtagaatgtcaatataaacaatgagttaacattcttaaaacattgtgttgacattctcaaagcattgtgttgatattttcgaaacactatgttaacattttcatccaaaactctaatttggagttttttttatctttttttattttattaataaaaattaaaattacacgtgacaaattgtagaccacacgttttctaaaatcatatgaccttaaattaattgtagttagcaattaaatgatgagctagcaattgatcactcccctttAACGAAATATGTGTGTTCGGATGTTATAATCGTGGTTTagtgtgtatatatacatacaactATACAAGCCAACGTAATTTCGTAACctatatttgtataatttatagagtgaactacaaaattgGCCTCTACGTATGACAAGTCGAACGCTAGAGGTACccatgtttaaaaaaatgcattgtaAGCCTCTACGTATGGgtataatatcatttcagaccctttttcactattttgagTCTTTTATACCCTTTTCCCCTCACCTTTAACCTAAATGTAATTCCAAGGTTGTTTTagtctttttcatttttattactatgtactatgtttattttatattaaaatattattttcaattatccataaatattataaatttaattagattgataaattaaaataatttatatttttattttagttaaactaAATAGAAGATGGATTGTCGAAATATTAGGATTTATGTttgatattttagttaaacatcttctatttaattttaatattaacctaattgagaaattagaatttattttagtttaactaaaatattttaatattaaacatcttctatttaattttaatattaactaaaaatgatttatgtttttattttagtttgataagtgttttaattttatcaatttaattaaatttacaatatttgtggattaaataaaaataatattttaatataaaataaacatagtaaatagtaataaaaatgaaaaagactAAAACATCCTTGGAATTATATTTAGGTTAAAATTGAGGGGAAAAGGGTATAAAAGActcaaaataatgaaaaagagtctgaaatgatattatacCCATACGTAGAGGCTTACAATGCATTTTTAAACATGGGTGCCTCTAGCGTTCGACTTGTCATACGTAGAGACcaattttgtagttcactctaatttatatagtagtacaatGTATTTATGGGTTGATGGAGATTGAAATAAGGATAACTTCTTAAAAGTTGAGCCAATTGTATAGGCTAGCTATACGATAGGAAAGTGGTATGGAAAAATATAGGTAACGCTTTTAAAATCATcaactgaattttttttccgaactttaaaaagttctGTATGTCCCCGACTTTATTTGGTTGTCATTCATGTCGGGTTTGGTCTGATTCAAACAGTTTATTTCCTATTaacaatgtccaaattctttaTCTTACTATCGTATCTTTGTCTTTGAAAAGCGCGTGGGGCCCTTAACGGGAAatcggatgaagaagttatggtcATTAGATAGTACAAGGTCGCAGCCTTCATCAAATGGCCATAATttcttcatccgagttccGATTAACGCATAAGGTACCCAGCAAGCTATTTGGCGAAGATacgatagtaagataaaagaatatttGCCCAATAGAAAACAACAGTTTGAATCAGTGAAAAGCTGGAAATGGCAACCacaataaagttcgtgggCATTACAGCTTTTAAAGTTGGGGAAAAAAAgaattcatggaaagttggtgactttAAAGAGTTACTAAAATTGTACTACACTATTTtcaactcatattttttacaCACAAGTGTCGGGAAAATGGACTAATAATCgtggatggatggagtatatatttcaaatcaaGCCATATTTTAGAGAAAAGaggaggaaaaataaaaatataaataatgtacagtAAGTGTTTAAGATCAAGTCCTATTACATACATATGAATTTGGATAGTGGAGATAAATACTTAAattgtactactaattaaaatattaattttatgcattGGAATGTCATTGTTCTTACATAACATGTGGAAAGATGATCCggggaaaaaaatgataaggTGGACTAGAAGGGATGTAAGCAAAGCAAACTAttgttattataaattttgtgacAAAAATTCCAAACTTTATGAATCAAAATTGGGCAGCAAATTGAAGAGATTATATATACTTGGCGTGACGTTGATTTTCATATGCCGATACCACAAACAATGCACCTGTTATTATTAGATGGAGTATTAGTGTTACCGCCtaactaatttattagtattatttcaCCCCGGATATAGTGGAATCTACTCGGCATCATGCcatccttttattttgtttctttttagaTATAAAAGTAACATTAAAGCTAAAATTGCTGATTATCAGAGTACCAATTTACAATAGAAATAAAactgtaaaataataaaatcaaggGGCATTGGAGCGTAAAATCAcgaaattttccaaaaatttattttttctcccgACCTTTAAATAtgacatataatatcacgaacttaaATAGTTGTTGAATTCTTCACACTAGTAAGTCAATAACGAAATCCGACTACTTTTTAAATgagatgaataattatatctGTCTTCTAGAGGCTTTATAAACACATAACTATCATTTTCCAGTGGTAACCATATATATCTAATGTAATGTGGTGTGATGGTAAGTAAGATGCAGCCGGATTTCGTCGATGGTGAGAAAAATTCAACAACTATttaagttcgtgatattatatgtcaAGTTTAAAATTCactgagaaaaaataaatttttggaaaattttgtactccctccgtcccgctttaggagtcccggttgagtcgggcaca harbors:
- the LOC125224051 gene encoding cytochrome P450 76T24-like, whose protein sequence is MEFTYVLPLILLCITFSCFNLLRRRRRSPSPGPYPFPIIGNIHQLGPKPHQSLTNLSKIHGPLMHLKLGTIHAVIISSPELAREILQRHDQSFPGRMATAATRALGHHLSSLACLPAGSQWRLLRRLCREEMFSPPRLDAGRQLRRRNLQKLIGYVGECCDDRKSVDVNEAAFVTSLNLISNTLFSVDFADYGEGSLKGIVHGLMRVLGSFNVADYFPIVGVFDPQGIERDAGMYMGRLMEVFDGIIDGRKESPEKKDDLLEALLSREKESELSRDDIKHLLLDLFVAGTDTTSGTVEWIMTELIRNPSILSKAKSELQTILGQNKALLEESDISKLPYLQAVVKETFRYHPPGPFISRQKDGDEGEIGGHVVPRNAVVLVNIWAIGRDSRIWGNPDAFEPERFLNENIVMDVKGQDFELIPFGAGRRICPGQALAHRMVHVMVGALVHNFDWKVENDGINGEELDVSEKFGLSLQKAVPLKAMPIKLYDRGSNLLK